The following are encoded together in the Streptomyces sp. NBC_01465 genome:
- a CDS encoding ATP-binding cassette domain-containing protein — protein sequence MTTTTSPLAVSATGLRKSYGEKTVLDSIDLRVPAGTVFALLGPNGAGKTTVVQILSTLIGADAGQVRVGGHDLVREADGVRGVIGVTGQFSAVDGLITGEENMLLMADLHHLPRGEGRRVSAELLERFDLREAAGRPASTYSGGMRRRLDIAMTLVGSPRIIFLDEPTTGLDPRSRHTMWGIIRELVAGGVTVFLTTQYLDEADELADRIAVLNDGKIAAEGTAAELKRLVPGGHVRVRFADPVAYEHAAGALREVTRDDGALSLTVPSDGSQRELRSILDRLDACDVQADELTVHTPDLDDVFFALTSRTAAEKETVR from the coding sequence ATGACGACAACGACCAGCCCACTCGCCGTCTCGGCCACCGGGCTCCGCAAGTCCTACGGCGAGAAGACCGTCCTCGACTCCATCGATCTCCGGGTTCCTGCGGGGACCGTCTTCGCTCTCCTCGGGCCCAACGGGGCTGGCAAGACCACCGTCGTCCAGATCCTCTCCACCCTCATCGGCGCCGACGCGGGGCAGGTGCGGGTGGGCGGGCACGATCTTGTGCGGGAGGCCGACGGGGTGCGGGGTGTCATCGGGGTCACCGGGCAGTTCTCCGCCGTCGACGGGCTCATTACCGGTGAGGAGAACATGCTTCTCATGGCCGATCTGCACCATCTCCCCAGGGGCGAGGGGCGGCGGGTCTCCGCCGAGCTGCTGGAGCGGTTCGATCTGCGGGAGGCCGCCGGGCGCCCCGCCTCCACCTACTCCGGGGGGATGCGGCGGCGGCTCGACATCGCCATGACCCTGGTCGGCAGTCCGCGCATCATCTTCCTCGACGAGCCGACCACCGGGCTCGACCCGCGCTCCCGGCACACCATGTGGGGCATCATCCGCGAGCTGGTCGCGGGTGGCGTCACCGTCTTCCTCACCACCCAGTACCTGGACGAAGCCGATGAACTCGCCGACCGCATCGCGGTGTTGAACGACGGGAAGATCGCCGCCGAGGGGACCGCGGCGGAGCTCAAGCGGCTGGTGCCCGGGGGGCATGTGCGGGTGCGGTTCGCCGATCCGGTGGCGTACGAGCATGCGGCGGGCGCCCTGCGGGAGGTCACGCGGGACGACGGGGCGCTGTCGCTGACGGTGCCCAGCGACGGCAGCCAGCGTGAGCTCCGCTCCATCCTCGATCGGCTCGACGCCTGTGACGTACAGGCCGATGAACTCACCGTGCACACCCCCGACTTGGACGACGTGTTCTTCGCCCTCACCAGTCGGACCGCCGCCGAGAAGGAGACCGTCCGATGA
- a CDS encoding GlxA family transcriptional regulator → MRLHRVVALLNPPQSPFELGCAAEVFGTVLPDEPARYSFRICAERPGPLRTTVGYPMLVDTGLETLEEADTVIVPGWQPPSAPVPPTVIAALQAAHTRGARIVAICTGAFVLAHAGLLDGRRASTHWRHADRLSATFPHVEVDPDVLYVDHGDVATSAGTGAGIDLCLHLVRRDHGAAYAAQIARNMVLPPHREGSQLQYAAQPAPARTDESLAPLLEWAASRLDSPLTLDRLAERAGLSTRTLARRFSEQLGVSPGQWLLRQRLDAARVLLEQTDLPVEAIATRVGLTSAVNLRRRFRAHLGTTPGAYRRTFNQTRAAA, encoded by the coding sequence ATGCGTCTTCACCGGGTGGTGGCCCTGCTCAATCCGCCGCAGTCGCCCTTCGAGCTCGGCTGCGCTGCCGAGGTCTTCGGGACCGTCCTGCCGGATGAGCCCGCCCGCTACAGCTTCCGGATCTGTGCCGAGCGCCCCGGACCGCTGCGGACCACTGTCGGTTACCCGATGCTCGTCGACACGGGGCTGGAGACGTTGGAGGAGGCGGACACCGTGATCGTCCCCGGCTGGCAGCCGCCCAGCGCGCCGGTGCCGCCGACCGTCATCGCGGCGCTGCAGGCCGCCCACACGCGCGGGGCCAGGATCGTCGCCATCTGCACGGGGGCGTTCGTCCTCGCCCATGCGGGACTGCTCGACGGTCGCCGTGCCAGCACCCACTGGCGCCACGCGGACCGGCTCTCCGCCACCTTCCCCCACGTCGAGGTCGACCCCGACGTGCTCTACGTGGACCACGGCGACGTGGCCACCAGCGCCGGAACCGGCGCGGGCATCGACCTGTGCCTTCACCTGGTGCGCCGCGACCACGGCGCCGCCTACGCCGCACAGATCGCCCGGAACATGGTCCTGCCCCCGCACCGGGAGGGCAGCCAACTTCAGTACGCTGCACAACCCGCCCCGGCGAGGACGGACGAGTCACTGGCGCCCCTCCTTGAGTGGGCCGCGTCCCGCCTCGACTCTCCGCTGACCCTGGACCGGCTCGCCGAACGAGCCGGACTGTCCACCCGGACCCTCGCCCGGCGTTTTAGCGAACAGCTCGGCGTCAGCCCGGGGCAGTGGCTGCTGCGCCAGCGCCTCGACGCAGCACGCGTATTGCTGGAGCAGACCGACCTGCCGGTCGAGGCCATCGCCACCCGCGTCGGACTCACCTCGGCAGTCAACCTGCGCCGCCGCTTCCGGGCACATCTGGGCACCACACCCGGCGCCTACCGACGCACCTTCAATCAAACCCGGGCGGCTGCCTGA
- a CDS encoding nucleotidyl transferase AbiEii/AbiGii toxin family protein — protein MPSREEAVHAGAARRLLKDVLALGAPYPLVLTGGYAVQAHELVSRTSQDLDVATENPAPMEDIARVLGEGLTGLGWGVEVVEVAPLSARFLATDPATGEECEVDILKEMFWRPAVSTSYGPVLSEQDVVGTKVRAIAERGVARDFIDVYAASRRWTTTDLEEFGRRHARPDSPFGPAELQARLVGADWIDDSEFAAYGLDEATISQLREWARAWADNMARRSAAGQPYEDEADDSEFG, from the coding sequence CTGCCGTCGCGTGAAGAAGCCGTCCATGCCGGAGCTGCACGCCGGCTGCTCAAGGACGTCCTCGCTCTCGGTGCTCCGTATCCGCTTGTCCTGACTGGCGGTTATGCGGTCCAGGCACACGAACTGGTCTCCCGCACCAGCCAGGATCTGGACGTCGCCACGGAGAACCCCGCTCCCATGGAGGACATTGCTCGCGTCCTGGGTGAGGGGCTGACCGGTCTCGGGTGGGGGGTTGAGGTGGTAGAGGTCGCACCGCTGTCGGCCCGATTCCTGGCCACTGACCCGGCCACTGGCGAGGAGTGCGAGGTCGACATCCTCAAGGAGATGTTCTGGCGACCGGCCGTTTCCACCTCGTATGGCCCCGTTCTCTCCGAACAGGACGTGGTGGGCACCAAGGTCCGTGCCATTGCCGAGCGTGGCGTCGCCCGGGACTTCATCGATGTCTACGCAGCTTCCCGCCGCTGGACCACTACCGACCTGGAAGAGTTCGGCCGCCGTCATGCTCGCCCCGACTCGCCTTTCGGGCCTGCCGAGCTGCAGGCCCGTCTGGTCGGTGCCGACTGGATCGACGACAGCGAATTCGCGGCGTACGGGCTGGATGAGGCGACCATCAGCCAGCTGCGCGAGTGGGCCCGCGCCTGGGCGGACAACATGGCGCGGCGGTCCGCGGCTGGTCAGCCGTACGAGGACGAGGCGGACGATTCCGAGTTCGGCTGA
- a CDS encoding ABC transporter permease has product MSSLALTLRDSSTMLRRNLLHARRYPSLTLNVLLMPIVLLLLFVYVFGDVMSAGIGGGGADRSQYIAYLVPGILLMTIGGTAVGTAVSVCMDMTEGIIARFRTMAISRASVLVGHVVGSVLQTLAALVLVLGIGLAIGFRPGATVLEWIAAAGLLAGFSFALTWVAVGMGLASPNPEGASNVAMPLMMLPFLSSAFVPVDAMPGWFRWFAEYQPFTPAIETLRGLLLGSGIGSDGWLAVGWCVALTGLGYFWSKAQFNREPTAR; this is encoded by the coding sequence ATGAGCAGCCTCGCCCTGACCCTGCGCGACTCGTCCACCATGCTCCGCCGCAATCTGCTGCACGCGCGGCGCTATCCGTCCCTCACCCTCAACGTCCTGCTCATGCCGATCGTCCTGCTGCTGCTCTTCGTGTACGTCTTCGGGGACGTGATGAGCGCCGGAATCGGCGGGGGCGGTGCGGACCGCTCGCAGTACATCGCCTATCTGGTCCCCGGCATCCTGCTGATGACCATCGGCGGGACCGCCGTCGGCACCGCGGTGTCCGTCTGTATGGACATGACCGAGGGGATCATCGCCCGCTTCCGCACCATGGCGATCTCCCGCGCCTCCGTGCTCGTCGGGCATGTCGTCGGCAGTGTGCTGCAGACGCTGGCCGCCCTGGTGCTCGTGCTGGGCATCGGGCTCGCCATCGGGTTCCGGCCGGGCGCCACCGTACTGGAGTGGATCGCCGCCGCCGGGCTGCTCGCGGGGTTCAGTTTCGCGCTCACCTGGGTCGCCGTCGGGATGGGGCTGGCCAGCCCGAATCCCGAGGGTGCCAGCAACGTCGCCATGCCGCTGATGATGCTGCCGTTCCTGTCGAGCGCGTTCGTGCCCGTAGATGCCATGCCGGGGTGGTTCCGCTGGTTCGCCGAGTACCAGCCGTTCACCCCCGCCATCGAGACCCTGCGCGGTCTGCTGCTCGGCAGCGGGATCGGCAGCGACGGGTGGCTGGCCGTCGGGTGGTGCGTGGCCCTGACCGGGCTCGGCTACTTCTGGTCGAAGGCGCAGTTCAACCGCGAGCCCACCGCTCGCTGA
- a CDS encoding flavodoxin family protein produces the protein MTGNDTVTVTVVHHSVHGHTRVLAEHLADGARRVPGAQVHLVEIRPEDVVEGRWHDAEVLALLERSDAIVFGCPTLMGSVSAVFKAFMEAAFTPFITQAWKDKLAGAFTMSASQSGDKLTVLEQLAVFGAQMGMQWIGVGDMPGNNWSGGSRDDVNRLGSWLGLMSQSNADQGPEQAGSPGDLITAERYGERIARLTQRWVNAVPYETSRMTEHEARALSASLRETDGAPAALTGA, from the coding sequence ATGACGGGCAATGACACAGTCACGGTGACAGTGGTCCACCACTCCGTACACGGGCACACCAGGGTCCTGGCCGAGCACCTCGCCGACGGGGCGCGGCGGGTGCCGGGCGCACAGGTGCATCTCGTCGAGATCCGGCCCGAGGACGTCGTCGAGGGCCGTTGGCACGACGCGGAGGTACTGGCGCTGCTCGAGCGCTCCGACGCGATCGTCTTCGGCTGCCCCACGCTGATGGGCAGTGTGTCCGCGGTGTTCAAGGCGTTCATGGAGGCGGCCTTCACACCGTTCATCACGCAGGCGTGGAAGGACAAGCTGGCCGGAGCGTTCACCATGTCCGCCTCGCAGAGCGGCGACAAGCTGACGGTCCTGGAGCAACTGGCCGTCTTCGGCGCGCAGATGGGCATGCAGTGGATCGGCGTGGGCGACATGCCGGGCAACAACTGGAGCGGTGGCTCCCGCGACGATGTGAACCGGCTGGGCTCGTGGCTGGGCCTGATGAGCCAGAGCAACGCCGACCAGGGCCCGGAGCAGGCCGGATCGCCCGGCGACCTGATCACCGCGGAGCGGTACGGCGAGCGCATCGCCCGGCTGACGCAGCGCTGGGTCAACGCGGTGCCGTACGAGACCTCCCGGATGACCGAGCACGAGGCCCGCGCCCTGTCCGCGTCCCTGAGGGAGACGGACGGCGCACCGGCAGCGCTGACCGGCGCCTGA
- a CDS encoding LysR family transcriptional regulator, which yields MELESFVAVAEELHFGRAAARLHRGQPTVSDAVRRLESTLGGRLFHRTSRRVSLTDLGEALLPDARAALAQLRRFQQRGRSLAAGDQARTTLVVAQAAYTCDQLLLCCLPQLRDRFPDVTIVPESMATTAQLTALRAETIGLGIGWATGDVSGVRARVLSTERFMALVPETHPLAGRAELSASELSTTALLTWPHQINSGLCDRLLAAFRIDGADLRIIRTADSVQAIAAHVAAGTGIGITVESALDHQPPGLRVIPLTGPSTTADQVVLTATEPSDTAVALCDLLLRASAESPPPVTQLGPGTD from the coding sequence ATGGAACTGGAATCGTTCGTCGCCGTCGCGGAAGAACTCCACTTCGGCCGCGCCGCCGCGCGCCTGCACCGGGGGCAGCCCACCGTCAGCGATGCCGTCAGGCGGTTGGAGAGCACCCTGGGCGGGCGGCTGTTCCACCGCACCAGCCGCCGGGTGTCCCTGACCGATCTCGGCGAAGCGCTGCTGCCCGACGCCCGCGCCGCCCTGGCCCAGCTGCGCCGCTTCCAGCAGCGCGGACGCTCCCTGGCCGCCGGCGACCAGGCCCGTACGACCCTCGTCGTGGCCCAGGCCGCGTACACCTGCGACCAACTGCTGTTGTGCTGCCTGCCGCAACTCCGCGACCGTTTCCCCGACGTGACGATCGTGCCGGAGTCCATGGCGACCACGGCCCAGCTCACCGCCCTGCGGGCGGAGACGATCGGTCTGGGCATCGGCTGGGCGACGGGCGACGTCAGCGGCGTACGGGCACGGGTGCTGTCCACCGAGAGGTTCATGGCACTCGTACCCGAGACCCACCCGCTGGCCGGGCGCGCCGAGCTGAGCGCGTCCGAACTGTCCACCACGGCCCTGCTCACCTGGCCGCACCAGATCAACAGCGGTCTCTGCGACCGGCTTCTGGCCGCATTCCGTATCGACGGAGCCGACCTGCGCATCATCAGAACCGCCGACAGCGTGCAGGCGATCGCCGCGCATGTCGCCGCGGGGACGGGCATCGGCATCACCGTCGAATCCGCCCTCGACCACCAGCCGCCCGGCCTGCGCGTGATCCCCCTCACCGGACCTTCGACCACCGCCGACCAGGTCGTCCTCACCGCGACCGAGCCCTCGGACACCGCCGTCGCGCTCTGCGACCTGCTGCTGCGGGCATCGGCGGAGTCGCCCCCACCGGTGACACAGCTCGGGCCCGGTACCGACTGA
- a CDS encoding peroxiredoxin-like family protein → MTLNAELRAFYEARQQQIPAEIREIMQRAGVELAASGQIDHALTAGAQAPRFTLPSATGEAVGLDQLLTQGPVVLTFYRGAWCPYCNLALRSLQQHHADITHRGAQLVAVSPQIPDESLSLTEKHALDFTVLSDVGSDAAKAYGLAFDLPDDLAAVYDKLGFDLHRVNGGHPRTLPVPATYVIDQSGTVRWAFADTDYTKRAEPADILAALDALR, encoded by the coding sequence ATGACCCTCAACGCAGAACTGCGCGCCTTCTACGAAGCCCGCCAGCAGCAGATCCCCGCCGAGATCCGCGAGATCATGCAGCGTGCTGGCGTCGAACTCGCCGCCTCCGGCCAGATTGACCACGCCCTCACCGCCGGGGCGCAGGCCCCGCGCTTCACGCTGCCCTCCGCGACCGGCGAGGCCGTCGGCCTCGATCAACTCCTCACCCAGGGCCCGGTCGTGCTCACCTTCTACCGCGGTGCCTGGTGCCCGTACTGCAATCTCGCGCTGCGCTCGCTGCAGCAGCACCACGCCGACATCACCCACCGCGGTGCCCAACTCGTCGCCGTTTCCCCGCAGATCCCCGACGAGTCGCTGTCCCTGACCGAGAAGCACGCTCTGGACTTCACTGTCCTCAGCGACGTCGGTTCCGACGCCGCCAAGGCGTACGGCCTCGCCTTCGACCTGCCGGACGACCTCGCCGCCGTCTACGACAAGCTCGGCTTCGACCTCCACCGGGTCAACGGCGGTCACCCGCGCACCCTTCCGGTCCCCGCGACGTACGTCATCGACCAGAGCGGCACCGTCCGCTGGGCGTTCGCCGACACCGACTACACCAAGCGCGCCGAACCGGCCGACATCCTCGCCGCGCTCGACGCCCTGCGCTGA
- a CDS encoding NUDIX domain-containing protein translates to MKGRTVAQPTTDDQPKALKPALESMTLLVAGVIVHDQATNRVVLLQRSENAKFAQGMWDLPVGKSEPGEPIPETAVRELYEETGLTVKAESLKVAHIIHGAWGVEAPNGFLTVVFVAHEWTGEPENREPRKHAQVRWVDAAAIPEEFVETTASALHRYLDGGPEVSLNGWDQ, encoded by the coding sequence ATGAAGGGACGCACAGTGGCGCAACCGACCACCGACGACCAGCCCAAAGCCCTCAAGCCCGCACTCGAATCCATGACCCTGCTGGTCGCCGGCGTCATCGTCCACGACCAGGCCACCAACCGCGTCGTGCTCCTGCAGCGCAGCGAGAACGCGAAGTTCGCTCAGGGCATGTGGGACCTGCCCGTCGGCAAGAGCGAACCCGGCGAACCGATCCCCGAAACCGCGGTACGCGAGCTCTACGAGGAGACCGGCCTGACGGTGAAGGCCGAGTCCCTCAAGGTCGCCCACATCATCCACGGCGCATGGGGAGTTGAAGCCCCCAACGGCTTCCTTACCGTCGTCTTCGTTGCCCATGAGTGGACCGGCGAGCCCGAGAACCGCGAGCCGCGCAAGCACGCCCAGGTCCGCTGGGTCGACGCCGCCGCCATCCCCGAAGAGTTCGTGGAAACCACCGCGAGCGCCCTCCACCGCTACCTCGACGGAGGCCCGGAAGTCTCCCTGAACGGCTGGGATCAGTAG
- a CDS encoding alpha/beta fold hydrolase encodes MSETTDTTAVRSAVRVDGESASYLTAGRQDGRPVLLLHGTYWSRVWLPVLDHLADAGLRPLAVDLPGLGRSGGELTLETGAVPALADWVARFASSLQLSGPIAVAGHDIGGAVAQHLLVHDQLDVSRLALVNSVTYDSWPVSSVARFRDPEVVAATTADEILTARRQAVTQALADAATEQRITDYLHPWTDERVRRSWMAMVGAADNRYTRDAVPALRQNTTPKLLVWGEDDDFQKVEYAERFASEMPHTTLIRIPDAGHIPTENAPDQIGRVLAGFFTA; translated from the coding sequence ATGAGTGAAACCACCGACACCACAGCGGTCAGGAGCGCGGTCCGGGTCGACGGCGAATCTGCCAGCTACCTGACCGCCGGACGGCAGGACGGCCGACCCGTGCTGCTCCTGCACGGCACGTACTGGAGCCGCGTCTGGCTCCCGGTACTCGACCACCTCGCCGACGCGGGGCTGCGGCCCCTCGCGGTCGACCTCCCCGGACTCGGGCGCTCGGGAGGCGAACTCACCCTGGAAACAGGTGCCGTCCCCGCCCTCGCAGACTGGGTGGCACGCTTCGCCTCTTCGCTGCAACTCTCCGGGCCGATCGCCGTAGCGGGTCATGACATCGGCGGCGCCGTCGCCCAGCACCTCCTCGTCCATGATCAGCTGGACGTGTCCCGGTTGGCCTTGGTCAACTCGGTCACCTACGACTCCTGGCCCGTGTCCAGCGTGGCCCGCTTCCGAGACCCCGAGGTCGTCGCCGCGACCACCGCCGACGAGATCCTCACCGCCCGCCGGCAAGCCGTGACCCAAGCGCTGGCCGATGCCGCCACCGAGCAACGGATTACGGACTATCTTCACCCGTGGACCGATGAACGGGTCCGCCGCTCCTGGATGGCGATGGTGGGCGCGGCCGACAACCGCTACACCCGCGATGCCGTCCCCGCCCTGCGCCAGAACACGACACCCAAGCTGCTGGTCTGGGGCGAGGACGACGACTTCCAGAAGGTGGAATACGCCGAGCGGTTCGCCTCGGAGATGCCGCACACCACCCTCATACGTATCCCGGATGCGGGCCACATCCCCACAGAGAACGCTCCTGACCAGATCGGCCGCGTGCTCGCCGGCTTCTTCACGGCGTAG
- a CDS encoding helix-turn-helix domain-containing protein produces MAAQRAPNSRLRDVIDAIGCTYEALAKDVRRIAAENGEIIQTNKSAISHWVNGTRQPSGRTSRYLAEALTRRTGRIVTLAEIGLGTVDGNEQDEGDPVLAVTDLGRADVERHHYLAVATFTTAGVAMPLAYDHEATARMLRARTGTTLVGAEDVDVVRQITAAFSAADERLGGGHGLTTVTAYLADTAAPMLRGRFTAEPLRRAAFGAVAELAYLAGWKHHDLGQEGAAQRYYRVGYQLACEADPHGHAAWMMRALAHQALSLKQPHHCVDLAEAALSQGTGHIDGQTEALLHITHARAYAATNEKPAAARALLAAEDALLRDDGPQPSYSRVSGPAAGTVASHTARTLTDLADHVGTEQQHRDALVRWDPVKYKRVHALTYADLGDSLAAQARADEAVAAWSQALTLMEGMTSDRTRKAITSLRSTLAIYQRRKVPGATELARRAREALA; encoded by the coding sequence GTGGCAGCGCAGAGAGCCCCCAACTCCCGCCTGCGCGATGTCATCGACGCCATCGGCTGCACATACGAGGCCCTGGCGAAGGACGTTCGGCGCATCGCCGCCGAGAACGGCGAGATCATCCAGACCAACAAGTCGGCGATCTCCCACTGGGTGAACGGCACCCGCCAGCCCAGCGGCCGGACCAGCCGATACCTCGCCGAAGCGCTGACCCGCCGCACCGGCCGCATCGTCACTCTGGCCGAGATCGGCCTGGGCACGGTGGACGGTAACGAACAGGACGAGGGCGACCCGGTCCTGGCGGTGACCGATCTGGGCCGCGCAGACGTCGAGCGCCACCACTACCTCGCGGTCGCCACCTTCACGACTGCGGGCGTCGCCATGCCGCTCGCGTACGACCACGAGGCCACCGCCCGCATGCTCCGAGCCCGCACCGGCACCACGCTGGTCGGCGCGGAGGACGTGGACGTCGTACGCCAGATCACCGCAGCCTTCAGCGCAGCCGACGAACGCCTCGGCGGCGGCCACGGTCTGACCACTGTCACCGCCTACCTCGCCGACACCGCCGCCCCGATGCTCCGCGGGCGCTTCACCGCCGAGCCGTTACGCCGGGCAGCCTTCGGTGCCGTTGCCGAACTCGCCTACCTGGCAGGCTGGAAGCATCACGACCTCGGTCAGGAAGGCGCCGCCCAGCGCTACTACCGAGTCGGCTACCAGCTCGCCTGCGAGGCCGACCCGCACGGTCACGCCGCCTGGATGATGCGAGCCCTCGCCCACCAGGCGCTCAGCCTGAAGCAACCCCACCACTGCGTCGACCTCGCCGAAGCAGCTCTCTCCCAGGGCACCGGTCACATCGACGGACAGACCGAGGCCCTGCTCCACATCACGCACGCCCGCGCCTACGCGGCCACCAACGAGAAGCCCGCCGCCGCACGCGCCCTGCTCGCTGCCGAGGACGCCCTCCTGCGCGATGACGGCCCCCAGCCCAGCTACTCCCGCGTCAGCGGCCCGGCCGCCGGCACCGTGGCCAGCCACACCGCCCGCACCCTGACCGACCTCGCCGATCACGTCGGCACCGAGCAGCAGCACCGCGATGCCTTGGTGCGTTGGGACCCGGTGAAGTACAAGCGCGTCCACGCCCTGACCTACGCCGACCTGGGCGACAGCCTCGCAGCCCAGGCCCGCGCCGACGAGGCTGTCGCCGCCTGGTCGCAAGCTCTCACGCTCATGGAGGGCATGACCTCCGACCGCACCCGTAAGGCAATCACGTCACTGCGGTCCACTCTCGCGATCTACCAACGTCGCAAAGTGCCCGGGGCTACCGAACTCGCCCGCCGTGCGCGCGAAGCACTCGCCTAA
- a CDS encoding TetR/AcrR family transcriptional regulator yields the protein MADIKHFDPDATLETVVRLFWKQGVAATGVQDIVNATGLNRSSLYSTYGSKQQLYLAALNRYVAARSQPVFRQLAEDGRGLPAVADFFRGLIGARTSGEHARWGCLVSNAHAGVESDDLEVRAVLDRHHKGLCDALRTALETARKDGQLASSVDPASAADLLALLAYGVNMRSRAGADARSLSRTVDAALESLRAPG from the coding sequence ATGGCGGACATCAAGCACTTCGATCCGGACGCGACCCTGGAGACGGTGGTCCGCCTGTTCTGGAAGCAGGGCGTGGCAGCCACCGGCGTGCAGGACATCGTGAACGCCACGGGGCTCAACCGCTCCAGCCTCTACTCCACGTATGGCAGCAAGCAGCAGCTCTACCTCGCCGCGCTGAATCGCTATGTGGCGGCTCGCTCGCAGCCCGTCTTCCGGCAGCTCGCCGAGGACGGGCGGGGGCTGCCCGCGGTCGCGGACTTCTTCCGCGGCCTGATCGGCGCGCGTACGTCGGGAGAGCACGCGCGCTGGGGCTGCCTGGTGTCCAACGCGCACGCGGGCGTGGAGAGCGACGACCTGGAGGTGCGGGCCGTCCTCGACCGGCACCACAAGGGGCTGTGCGACGCGCTACGCACCGCGCTCGAAACCGCAAGAAAGGATGGGCAGTTGGCGTCTTCAGTCGATCCGGCGTCGGCGGCTGATCTGCTCGCGCTGCTCGCGTACGGGGTGAACATGCGGTCGCGAGCGGGCGCCGACGCACGCTCCCTGAGCCGCACCGTCGATGCGGCTCTCGAATCGCTCCGAGCCCCGGGCTGA